The proteins below are encoded in one region of Streptomyces roseirectus:
- a CDS encoding MarR family winged helix-turn-helix transcriptional regulator, which translates to MGSEAVETIQREMTAFARRARAHAGRMHPELSLVAFTLLGHLEESDGCRATDLAAHYGLDKSTISRQVTALERAGLIERRPDPSDMRVQALHLTDAGRRILAQVTESRRAAFRERLDGWSPADLERFAAYLVRYNAEGAPRHTEDAPRDSSVSAVSSEFGGGRTMA; encoded by the coding sequence ATGGGTTCCGAGGCCGTGGAGACCATCCAGCGGGAGATGACCGCGTTCGCCCGGCGGGCCAGGGCGCATGCCGGGCGTATGCATCCCGAGCTGTCGCTCGTGGCGTTCACGCTGCTCGGGCACCTGGAGGAGAGCGACGGGTGCCGGGCGACGGATCTCGCCGCGCACTACGGGCTCGACAAGTCGACGATCAGCCGGCAGGTGACGGCGCTGGAGCGGGCCGGGCTGATCGAGCGGCGGCCCGATCCGTCCGACATGCGGGTGCAGGCCCTGCACCTCACCGACGCCGGGCGGCGGATCCTCGCGCAGGTCACCGAGAGCCGGCGGGCCGCGTTCCGGGAACGGCTCGACGGGTGGTCGCCGGCCGATCTGGAGCGGTTCGCGGCGTATCTGGTGCGGTACAACGCGGAGGGCGCGCCCCGGCATACGGAGGACGCGCCCCGCGATTCCTCCGTTTCCGCCGTTTCCTCCGAGTTCGGCGGCGGTCGTACGATGGCTTGA
- a CDS encoding putative protein N(5)-glutamine methyltransferase: MTSLDSVRSSVVTALRAAGCVFAEDEAELILDAARTPADLTALVERRAAGEPLEVVVGWAGFAGLRISVAPGVFVPRRRTEFLVETALRTAPHARVVVDLCCGSGAVGAALAAALRPAELHAADVEPAAVACARANLAPYGGHVHEGDLFAALPDALRGRVDILAANVPYVPTGEVGLLPAEARDHEPRVALDGGGDGLDVLRRVAAEAAHWLAPAGCLLVETSEHQAPSAVAAFRRGGLTPRLSYDDDRYAHVVTGTRPA; this comes from the coding sequence ATGACCTCCCTGGACTCCGTCCGTTCCTCCGTCGTCACCGCCCTGCGCGCGGCCGGCTGCGTCTTCGCCGAGGACGAGGCGGAGCTGATCCTCGACGCCGCCCGCACCCCCGCCGACCTCACCGCGCTCGTCGAGCGCAGGGCGGCCGGTGAACCCCTCGAAGTGGTCGTCGGCTGGGCCGGCTTCGCGGGGCTGCGGATATCCGTCGCCCCCGGCGTCTTCGTCCCCCGCCGCCGCACCGAGTTCCTGGTCGAGACCGCGCTGCGCACCGCCCCGCACGCGCGCGTCGTCGTCGACCTGTGCTGCGGCTCGGGCGCGGTCGGCGCGGCCCTCGCGGCGGCCCTGAGACCGGCGGAACTGCACGCCGCCGACGTCGAGCCGGCCGCCGTCGCCTGCGCCCGCGCCAACCTCGCGCCGTACGGCGGCCACGTCCACGAGGGCGACCTGTTCGCCGCGCTGCCCGACGCCCTGCGCGGCCGGGTCGACATCCTCGCCGCGAACGTCCCCTACGTCCCCACCGGCGAGGTCGGCCTGCTGCCCGCCGAGGCCCGCGACCACGAACCCCGCGTCGCCCTCGACGGCGGCGGCGACGGCCTGGACGTCCTGCGCCGCGTCGCCGCCGAGGCCGCGCACTGGCTCGCCCCGGCCGGCTGCCTCCTCGTCGAGACCAGCGAGCACCAGGCGCCGTCCGCCGTCGCCGCGTTCCGCCGCGGCGGCCTCACCCCGCGCCTGTCGTACGACGACGACCGCTACGCCCACGTCGTGACCGGCACCCGCCCGGCCTGA
- a CDS encoding ATP-binding protein produces the protein MTPELTLLSRVACRGREITAPRLRGLLALLAREPGAGCGTGRIVEGLWPEEKPEHPAKAVQILVSRLRAQLGAEIVVSTPTGYRLGLAPDRVDSSALLLHEAAGAERARTGDHAGALAQAEAGLALWDGDGADAADDGPLGALRADRAHTRRALARTRALALARLGRRQEAAAPLAEAVADAPRDEEALAELLRCEPAPAALARYAAYRHALREALGTDPGPALRAVHEELLHADAPRVRHGVPHEPNPLLGRDGDIAAVAGLLRTARVVTVTGTGGLGKTRLAHAVSHAAEQPVVHFVPLAGVQRGDDVTAEVATAVGTGFPGTGDPADGILNALGPRPALLVLDNCEHVVTGVAALVRTLVARSAGLRILATSRAPLGLTSESVYELPELPPDAAAELFTQRARAARPGVELPPETVAEICAHLDGLPLAVELAAARVRVLSVTDVSRRLRDRFALLRGGARDAPERHRTLRAVVDWSWHLLEPDGRTALRALSVFPGGFDADAAERVLDDAGDTLALLEQLAGQSLLKVVDGPLGTRFRMLETLREFGAARRAEAGEEAAVTDRFLLWARDFGRAHHDVLFGAAPVPAWDLIRAEQDNLVLALRHALARADHATTAATAAVLGSLWATESHYARLAALIEETGRPLSHFRPTDPRDVEALRSASVVATGTLFMAHGPHAVRQLATLRRLPPAPPDTVPRALAVVLAAMPEIRPPAYERLTELCEADEPMLAGTASTVASYVWDAAQDIPRALHHARRMLTTATPFANPALRMLAHGRISELCLRTERGEEAYEHLRIAHDSLGEYGSHNDWTDPVGVRWALVLACLQLGRVDEAEYWYGLAALDRTPETVEAFTSDLGARAEITLARGRVDAGLRLWRASAEQVRETDPDDPFMRRWSLEVRAATVAAHALHGRAEQVAGLAGELRELLPGLSPGATHGAVLLAVALAGLAEGDAGAVRLVALSEVMPVARDFPVLSAGRARGMAEEVDAEGYARARAEFEGLGREEVGERVRALLAEGAGAVPGQCRGSRTNRAFDQT, from the coding sequence GTGACCCCCGAGTTGACCCTGCTGTCCCGAGTCGCCTGTCGTGGGCGGGAGATCACCGCGCCCCGGCTGCGCGGGCTGCTGGCGCTGCTCGCGCGGGAGCCGGGGGCGGGGTGCGGGACGGGGCGGATCGTCGAGGGGCTGTGGCCGGAGGAGAAGCCGGAGCATCCGGCGAAGGCCGTGCAGATCCTGGTGTCGCGGCTGCGGGCACAGCTCGGCGCCGAGATCGTCGTCAGCACCCCCACCGGCTACCGGCTCGGACTCGCCCCCGACCGGGTGGACAGCTCGGCACTCCTCCTGCACGAAGCGGCCGGCGCCGAACGGGCCCGGACCGGCGACCACGCGGGCGCGCTCGCGCAGGCCGAGGCGGGGCTCGCGCTGTGGGACGGGGACGGCGCGGACGCCGCCGACGACGGCCCGCTCGGCGCCCTGCGCGCCGACCGGGCCCACACCCGCCGCGCCCTGGCCAGAACCCGCGCCCTCGCGCTGGCCCGCCTCGGCCGACGCCAGGAAGCCGCCGCACCCCTCGCCGAGGCCGTCGCCGACGCGCCCCGCGACGAGGAAGCCCTCGCGGAACTCCTGCGCTGCGAACCCGCCCCCGCCGCACTCGCCCGCTACGCCGCCTACCGGCACGCCCTGCGCGAAGCGCTCGGCACCGACCCCGGCCCCGCACTGCGCGCCGTCCACGAGGAGCTGCTGCACGCCGACGCGCCCCGCGTCCGCCACGGCGTACCCCACGAACCCAACCCCCTGCTCGGCCGGGACGGCGACATCGCCGCCGTCGCCGGACTGCTGCGCACGGCGCGTGTCGTCACCGTCACCGGGACCGGCGGGCTCGGCAAGACGCGGCTGGCGCACGCCGTGAGCCACGCCGCCGAACAGCCGGTCGTGCACTTCGTGCCGCTGGCCGGCGTCCAGCGCGGCGACGACGTCACCGCCGAGGTCGCCACCGCCGTCGGCACCGGCTTCCCCGGCACCGGAGACCCCGCGGACGGCATCCTCAACGCGCTCGGCCCCCGGCCCGCCCTGCTGGTGCTGGACAACTGCGAACACGTCGTCACCGGCGTCGCCGCGCTCGTCCGCACCCTCGTCGCCCGCTCCGCCGGGCTGCGGATCCTCGCCACCAGCCGCGCCCCCCTCGGCCTGACCTCCGAGTCGGTGTACGAGCTGCCCGAACTCCCGCCGGACGCCGCCGCCGAACTCTTCACCCAGCGGGCGCGCGCCGCCCGGCCCGGCGTGGAGCTGCCGCCGGAGACGGTCGCCGAGATCTGCGCCCACCTCGACGGCCTGCCCCTCGCCGTCGAACTCGCCGCCGCCCGCGTGCGCGTCCTGTCCGTCACCGACGTCTCCCGGCGGCTGCGCGACCGGTTCGCCCTGCTGCGCGGCGGCGCCCGCGACGCGCCCGAACGCCACCGCACGCTGCGGGCCGTCGTCGACTGGAGCTGGCACCTCCTCGAACCCGACGGCCGCACCGCCCTGCGCGCCCTGTCGGTGTTCCCCGGCGGCTTCGACGCGGACGCCGCCGAACGCGTCCTCGACGACGCCGGGGACACGCTCGCCCTGCTGGAACAGCTCGCCGGACAGTCCCTGCTGAAGGTCGTCGACGGCCCTCTGGGGACCCGGTTCCGGATGCTGGAGACCCTGCGCGAGTTCGGCGCCGCCCGGCGCGCCGAGGCCGGCGAGGAGGCGGCCGTCACCGACCGCTTCCTCCTCTGGGCCCGCGACTTCGGCCGCGCCCACCACGACGTCCTGTTCGGCGCCGCCCCCGTCCCCGCCTGGGACCTCATCCGCGCCGAGCAGGACAACCTCGTCCTCGCCCTGCGCCACGCCCTCGCCCGCGCCGACCACGCCACGACGGCCGCCACCGCCGCCGTCCTCGGCTCCCTGTGGGCCACCGAGTCGCACTACGCCCGCCTCGCCGCGCTCATCGAGGAGACCGGCCGCCCCCTCTCCCACTTCCGCCCCACCGACCCCCGGGACGTCGAGGCGCTGCGCAGCGCCTCCGTCGTCGCCACCGGCACCCTCTTCATGGCCCACGGCCCGCACGCCGTACGGCAGTTGGCGACCCTGCGGCGGCTGCCGCCCGCCCCGCCGGACACCGTGCCCCGCGCCCTCGCCGTCGTCCTGGCCGCCATGCCGGAGATCCGGCCGCCCGCCTACGAGCGGCTGACCGAGCTGTGCGAGGCGGACGAGCCGATGCTCGCCGGGACCGCGTCGACCGTCGCCAGCTACGTGTGGGACGCCGCGCAGGACATCCCGCGCGCGCTCCACCACGCCCGCCGCATGCTCACCACCGCGACCCCCTTCGCCAACCCCGCCCTGCGGATGCTCGCCCACGGCCGCATCAGCGAACTCTGCCTGCGCACCGAGCGCGGCGAGGAGGCGTACGAGCATCTGCGCATCGCCCACGACTCGCTCGGCGAGTACGGCAGCCACAACGACTGGACCGACCCCGTCGGCGTGCGCTGGGCGCTGGTCCTCGCCTGCCTCCAGCTCGGGCGGGTCGACGAGGCCGAGTACTGGTACGGGCTCGCCGCGCTCGACCGGACGCCGGAGACGGTCGAGGCGTTCACCTCCGACCTCGGGGCCCGCGCGGAGATCACCCTCGCGCGCGGGCGCGTCGACGCCGGGTTGCGGTTGTGGCGGGCCTCGGCGGAGCAGGTCCGGGAGACCGATCCCGACGATCCGTTCATGCGGCGTTGGTCCCTTGAGGTGCGGGCGGCCACGGTGGCGGCGCACGCGCTGCACGGGCGGGCCGAGCAGGTCGCCGGTCTGGCGGGGGAGTTGCGGGAGTTGCTGCCGGGGCTTTCGCCGGGGGCCACGCACGGGGCGGTTCTGCTGGCTGTCGCGCTGGCCGGGCTCGCCGAGGGGGATGCCGGGGCGGTGCGGCTGGTGGCGTTGAGCGAGGTGATGCCGGTCGCGCGGGATTTCCCTGTGCTGTCGGCGGGGCGGGCTCGGGGGATGGCCGAGGAGGTCGACGCGGAGGGGTACGCGCGGGCTCGGGCCGAGTTCGAGGGGTTGGGGCGGGAGGAAGTGGGGGAGCGGGTGCGGGCGTTGCTGGCGGAGGGGGCGGGGGCCGTGCCGGGTCAGTGCCGGGGTTCCCGCACGAACAGGGCCTTCGACCAGACGTAG
- a CDS encoding ABC transporter permease, whose amino-acid sequence MTTPATAPTHTHAHALRDNLTMLRRNILHARRYPSLTLNILLTPVILLLLFVYLFGDVMSAGITGGTADRSAYVAYIVPGILLTTIGGTALGTAVSVSMDMTEGIMARFRTMPISRASVLIGHVLGSVLQTLLALAALLLIGVAIGFRPNATPLEWLAATGLLALVSLALIWFAVGIGLAAPNPEGASNLGTPLMMLPMLSSAFVPVGSMPVWFRWFAEYQPFSPAIETLRGLLMGTPIGTTNAVLTLAWCVGLSVLGYVWSKALFVREPRH is encoded by the coding sequence ATGACCACCCCCGCGACCGCCCCCACCCACACCCATGCCCACGCCCTCCGCGACAACCTCACCATGCTCCGCCGCAACATCCTCCACGCCCGCCGCTACCCCTCCCTCACCCTCAACATCCTCCTCACCCCGGTCATCCTCCTGCTCCTGTTCGTCTACCTCTTCGGCGACGTGATGAGCGCGGGCATCACCGGCGGCACGGCGGACCGCTCCGCGTACGTCGCCTACATCGTCCCCGGCATCCTGCTGACGACGATCGGCGGCACAGCACTCGGCACGGCGGTGTCCGTGTCGATGGACATGACGGAAGGCATCATGGCGAGGTTCCGGACGATGCCGATCTCCCGGGCATCCGTCCTGATCGGCCACGTCCTCGGCAGCGTCCTCCAGACCCTCCTCGCCCTGGCCGCCCTCCTGCTGATCGGCGTGGCCATCGGCTTCCGCCCGAACGCGACGCCCCTGGAATGGCTCGCGGCGACCGGCCTGCTGGCACTGGTGAGCCTCGCGCTGATCTGGTTCGCGGTCGGCATCGGCCTGGCCGCCCCGAACCCGGAGGGCGCGAGCAACCTCGGCACGCCCCTGATGATGCTGCCGATGCTGTCGAGCGCGTTCGTCCCGGTGGGCTCGATGCCGGTCTGGTTCCGCTGGTTCGCGGAGTACCAGCCCTTCTCCCCGGCGATCGAGACGTTGCGCGGCCTCCTGATGGGCACGCCGATCGGGACGACGAACGCGGTGCTGACGCTCGCCTGGTGCGTGGGCCTGTCGGTGCTGGGCTACGTCTGGTCGAAGGCCCTGTTCGTGCGGGAACCCCGGCACTGA
- a CDS encoding ATP-binding cassette domain-containing protein, protein MTTHNGLAIEAEGLRKVYGEKTVLDGIDLRVPEGTVFGLLGPNGAGKTTVVGVLSTLLSADGGRARVGGYEVRDEAHAVRSVIGVTGQFSAVDRLITGEENMLLMADLNHLPKREGRRVVAGLLERFGLTDAARKPASTYSGGMKRRLDLAMTLVGAPGIIFLDEPTTGLDPRSRHTLWGIVRELVAAGTTVFLTTQYLDEADELADRIAVLDGGRIVAEGTAPELKRLVPGGHVRLRFTDPAAYAHAASALRETTSDDDALTLQIPSDGTQRELRALLDRLDSAGVEADELSVHTPDLDDVFFALTARPAAPATASSTPTAPSAPTTDQPTHQAAR, encoded by the coding sequence ATGACGACGCACAACGGCCTCGCGATCGAGGCAGAGGGACTGCGCAAGGTGTACGGCGAGAAGACCGTGCTGGACGGGATCGATCTGCGGGTGCCGGAGGGGACCGTGTTCGGGCTGCTCGGGCCGAACGGGGCGGGGAAGACGACGGTGGTGGGGGTGCTGTCGACGCTGCTGAGCGCGGATGGCGGGCGGGCGCGGGTCGGGGGGTACGAGGTGCGCGATGAGGCGCACGCCGTGCGGAGTGTGATCGGGGTGACCGGACAGTTCTCGGCGGTGGACCGGCTGATCACCGGCGAGGAGAACATGCTGCTGATGGCCGACCTGAACCACCTGCCGAAGCGCGAGGGCCGTCGGGTCGTGGCCGGCCTGCTCGAACGTTTCGGCCTCACCGACGCCGCCCGCAAGCCCGCCTCGACGTACTCCGGCGGCATGAAGCGCCGGCTGGACCTCGCGATGACGCTGGTCGGCGCCCCCGGCATCATCTTCCTCGACGAACCCACCACCGGCCTCGACCCCCGTTCCCGGCACACCCTGTGGGGCATCGTCCGCGAACTGGTCGCCGCCGGCACGACCGTGTTCCTCACGACCCAGTACCTCGACGAGGCCGACGAACTCGCCGACCGCATCGCGGTCCTGGACGGCGGCCGGATCGTCGCCGAGGGCACCGCCCCGGAGCTGAAACGCCTGGTCCCCGGCGGCCACGTCCGCCTGCGCTTCACGGACCCGGCGGCCTACGCACACGCCGCGAGCGCCCTGCGCGAGACGACCTCCGACGACGACGCCCTCACCCTCCAGATCCCCAGCGACGGCACACAGCGCGAACTCCGCGCCCTCCTGGACCGGCTGGACTCGGCCGGCGTCGAGGCGGACGAACTCTCCGTCCACACCCCGGACCTGGACGACGTCTTCTTCGCCCTGACCGCCCGCCCGGCAGCCCCGGCAACCGCGTCGTCCACACCGACCGCACCGTCCGCACCGACCACCGATCAACCCACCCACCAGGCCGCCCGATGA
- a CDS encoding tetratricopeptide repeat protein — translation MTSEFNAYAATDGVAPDRWASALHLFDGGPGAAREESAAERWERAGLLFEAKDYVTAAKLLADVVEEFPEQTAPRLLLARAYYHSAQLGRAEEQLRLIVERDPVEHYAHLMLGRTLERQGRAEEAAPWLRMAAAFDGE, via the coding sequence GTGACCAGCGAGTTCAACGCCTACGCGGCGACCGACGGGGTCGCCCCCGACCGCTGGGCGAGCGCCCTGCACCTCTTCGACGGCGGCCCCGGCGCGGCCCGCGAGGAGAGCGCGGCCGAACGCTGGGAGCGCGCCGGGCTGCTCTTCGAGGCCAAGGACTACGTCACCGCCGCGAAGCTCCTCGCGGACGTCGTCGAGGAGTTCCCGGAGCAGACCGCGCCCCGGCTGCTGCTGGCCCGCGCCTACTACCACTCGGCCCAACTGGGCCGCGCGGAGGAGCAGTTGCGCCTGATCGTGGAGCGCGACCCGGTGGAGCACTACGCCCACCTGATGCTGGGTCGCACCCTGGAGCGCCAGGGTCGCGCCGAGGAGGCGGCGCCCTGGCTGCGGATGGCCGCCGCGTTCGACGGCGAGTGA
- a CDS encoding helix-turn-helix domain-containing protein: protein MSNWADLTTGKRIKHLRGDMPQTRLAEVSGVSYALVQKAEQDRGELSVGSLLKLANGLDTDVSVVLGQQAPRRGMDRDDRAALLTLSDAVHESALGGWVGIEDPSSVEDLANARDLAWEAYWASDTANVSLYASKVLMEGQVRYAVATGAEREQLGAILASAYRVAASCSTGFGYRDLALSALTSAKRLAHDAGDPVLGALLDSTLSWVYLRGAKLPRAVSVAERAALAIEPSFSNGSRPQLIAYGRNMISAAVAASRKEDGDAANNYLSQAHAAAARLGKDEKLYGTNFGPTTAKAEAVGIHVALKDYGAALRLADQPDMRKLPKSMSKVARNRYRLDVALAQVSTGLYDKAGDTLVEVGLDAPEWVKHQALPGVIGKRLAKVSTARVRHIGDLIGVPLIN from the coding sequence GTGAGCAACTGGGCAGACCTGACGACCGGCAAGCGAATCAAGCACCTCCGGGGGGACATGCCGCAAACGCGTCTCGCCGAAGTCTCGGGCGTGTCCTACGCCCTGGTGCAGAAAGCGGAGCAGGACCGAGGAGAGCTGTCGGTGGGCTCGCTCCTGAAGCTTGCGAACGGCCTCGATACTGACGTCTCCGTGGTCCTCGGCCAGCAAGCTCCGCGCAGGGGCATGGACCGCGACGACCGGGCGGCCTTGCTCACTCTGTCTGACGCCGTCCACGAAAGCGCCCTCGGCGGGTGGGTGGGGATCGAGGACCCAAGCAGCGTCGAGGACTTGGCCAACGCCCGCGATCTGGCTTGGGAAGCCTACTGGGCAAGTGACACGGCGAACGTCAGTCTCTACGCTTCGAAGGTCCTGATGGAGGGACAGGTCAGGTACGCCGTCGCAACGGGAGCCGAGCGCGAACAGCTTGGCGCTATCTTGGCGAGTGCCTATCGGGTGGCGGCGTCTTGCTCCACGGGGTTCGGGTACCGAGATCTTGCGCTGAGTGCGCTCACTTCGGCGAAACGTCTTGCTCACGACGCCGGTGATCCGGTGCTCGGTGCGTTGTTGGACTCCACGCTTTCATGGGTCTACCTGCGGGGCGCCAAGCTGCCTCGGGCCGTGTCGGTCGCGGAGCGTGCCGCTCTGGCGATCGAGCCGTCCTTCAGCAACGGGTCTCGGCCTCAACTCATCGCGTACGGACGCAACATGATCTCTGCGGCGGTCGCCGCGTCGCGTAAGGAAGACGGGGACGCGGCAAACAACTACCTGTCTCAGGCGCACGCCGCCGCCGCGCGACTCGGCAAAGATGAGAAGTTGTACGGCACCAACTTCGGTCCGACTACCGCCAAGGCAGAGGCAGTTGGAATCCACGTAGCCCTCAAGGACTACGGCGCGGCACTACGGCTTGCCGACCAGCCCGACATGCGGAAACTCCCCAAGAGCATGTCCAAGGTTGCCCGCAATCGGTACAGGCTCGACGTCGCCTTGGCCCAGGTATCAACTGGCTTGTACGACAAGGCTGGTGACACCCTCGTCGAGGTGGGGTTGGACGCACCGGAGTGGGTCAAGCACCAAGCCCTACCGGGTGTGATCGGCAAGCGTCTTGCAAAGGTCTCGACGGCTCGCGTTCGCCACATCGGAGACCTGATCGGCGTCCCCTTGATCAACTAA
- a CDS encoding methyltransferase domain-containing protein — translation MKVSVNGEKEAGLQGLASALLEKGALTSDWLPAFNAVPRHLFVPDVIWPGRAGMNRQDDRVIRSEVPKTWWKAVYTDAPITTQWDDGTYDGPGKGKTPSSSSSMPTMVFSMLDALSVEEGHRVLEIGTGTGWNAALLSHRLGSANVFTIEVDDASAREARKRLNDAGFDPVSVIGDGAEGYAAGAPYDRLIATASIGRVPRPWLDQVRPGGIIVAPWGPTYGGEAVARLTVARDGSASGHFVGSSAFMRLREQRKTLPPATAYDTNADGIRTTTRLSPDDVGEWLHMFVIGVQDPTLFCRVEWGEGGSYRLWLYDTSVTSWAVANYDPGHTEFEVTEHGPRALWDELRSAWNWWDGKGRPGFERFGLTVDGDSERVWLDTPDTPVPQLGA, via the coding sequence CTGAAGGTGAGCGTCAACGGCGAAAAGGAGGCGGGCCTTCAGGGGCTCGCCTCCGCGCTCCTGGAAAAGGGAGCGTTGACGAGTGATTGGCTTCCCGCGTTCAACGCGGTTCCCCGGCACCTGTTCGTTCCTGATGTGATCTGGCCCGGTCGTGCGGGGATGAACCGGCAGGATGACCGAGTTATCCGCAGTGAGGTACCCAAGACGTGGTGGAAGGCCGTTTACACAGACGCTCCGATCACCACTCAGTGGGATGACGGGACGTACGACGGACCGGGGAAGGGGAAGACCCCTTCAAGCTCCAGTTCCATGCCGACCATGGTGTTCTCCATGCTCGACGCGCTGAGCGTCGAAGAGGGACACCGTGTGTTGGAGATCGGTACGGGTACCGGCTGGAACGCCGCTCTGCTGTCTCACCGGCTCGGCTCCGCGAACGTGTTCACGATCGAGGTGGACGACGCGAGTGCGCGGGAAGCCCGCAAGCGCCTGAATGACGCCGGCTTCGATCCCGTGTCCGTCATCGGCGACGGGGCCGAGGGGTACGCCGCAGGTGCCCCGTACGACCGGCTGATCGCCACGGCGTCCATCGGCCGCGTTCCCCGACCGTGGCTCGATCAGGTGAGGCCCGGTGGCATCATCGTCGCCCCGTGGGGGCCGACGTACGGCGGGGAAGCCGTTGCCCGGCTCACTGTGGCCAGGGACGGCAGCGCGTCCGGGCACTTCGTCGGGTCGTCGGCGTTCATGCGGCTACGCGAGCAGCGCAAGACCCTTCCCCCGGCGACGGCCTACGACACGAACGCCGACGGCATCCGCACCACCACGCGGCTTTCACCGGACGACGTGGGCGAGTGGCTGCACATGTTCGTGATCGGCGTTCAGGACCCGACGTTGTTCTGTCGCGTCGAGTGGGGCGAAGGCGGTTCCTACCGGCTGTGGCTGTACGACACCAGCGTCACGTCGTGGGCGGTGGCGAACTACGACCCTGGCCACACAGAGTTCGAGGTCACCGAGCACGGGCCGCGCGCACTGTGGGACGAACTGCGGTCGGCGTGGAACTGGTGGGACGGGAAAGGCCGCCCCGGATTCGAGCGCTTCGGGCTCACCGTGGACGGGGACAGCGAGCGCGTGTGGCTCGACACGCCTGACACGCCCGTCCCTCAGCTCGGAGCCTGA
- a CDS encoding MFS transporter: MPVGLVALALGGFGIGLTEFLIAGLLPQVAESFGVSEAAAGQLISGYALAVAVGAIALTAVTARLPRKYVLVGLVALFVVGNLLSAVAPDYGLMMLGRIVAALCHGSFFGIGSLVARSLVAPEKKSRAVAVMFAGLTVANVLGVPFGAFVGERWGWRVSFGAVAGIGVVALAGIVALVPLERAVPSDGGLRAQVRAFRSAQVWLTLGATALGYGGMFGAFSYLAYTFTEVGGFSSGDVAWLLMVYGVGLVVGNVVGGRAADVDRDRALVWALASLAVVLVAFGVLAGSGPASVVLVFLLGVAGFASVPGMITRVTDQAGGAALAASANVSASNVGNALGAWLGGAAISVGWGYRAPLFVGAGIVLVGLGVMVVAARGVRVDAEEAGGTVPRPKG; the protein is encoded by the coding sequence GTGCCGGTCGGGCTCGTCGCGTTGGCGCTCGGGGGGTTCGGGATCGGGCTCACCGAATTCCTCATCGCCGGGCTGCTGCCGCAGGTCGCGGAGAGCTTCGGGGTGTCCGAGGCGGCGGCCGGGCAGCTGATCTCCGGGTACGCGCTGGCCGTCGCGGTGGGGGCGATCGCGCTGACGGCGGTGACGGCGCGGCTGCCGCGCAAGTACGTGCTCGTCGGGCTGGTGGCGCTGTTCGTCGTCGGGAACCTGCTGTCGGCCGTCGCGCCGGACTACGGGCTGATGATGCTGGGGCGGATCGTCGCGGCGCTGTGCCACGGGTCGTTCTTCGGGATCGGGTCGCTCGTCGCGCGCTCGCTCGTCGCGCCGGAGAAGAAGTCCCGGGCCGTCGCCGTGATGTTCGCCGGGCTGACCGTCGCGAACGTGCTCGGGGTGCCGTTCGGGGCGTTCGTCGGGGAGCGGTGGGGGTGGCGGGTCTCCTTCGGGGCGGTCGCCGGGATCGGGGTGGTGGCGCTGGCGGGGATCGTCGCGCTGGTGCCGCTGGAACGGGCGGTGCCCTCGGACGGCGGGCTGCGGGCGCAGGTGCGCGCGTTCCGGTCGGCGCAGGTGTGGCTCACGCTGGGCGCCACCGCGCTCGGCTACGGGGGGATGTTCGGGGCGTTCAGCTATCTCGCGTACACGTTCACCGAGGTCGGCGGGTTCTCATCCGGGGACGTGGCGTGGCTGCTCATGGTGTACGGGGTCGGGCTCGTCGTCGGGAACGTCGTGGGCGGGCGCGCGGCCGACGTCGACCGGGACCGGGCGCTGGTGTGGGCGCTGGCGTCGCTCGCGGTGGTCCTCGTCGCGTTCGGGGTGCTGGCGGGGAGCGGGCCGGCCTCGGTGGTGCTGGTGTTCCTGCTGGGGGTGGCCGGGTTCGCGAGCGTGCCGGGGATGATCACCCGGGTGACCGATCAGGCGGGCGGGGCGGCGCTGGCGGCGAGCGCGAACGTGTCGGCCTCCAACGTGGGGAACGCGTTGGGGGCCTGGCTGGGGGGTGCGGCGATCTCGGTGGGGTGGGGGTACCGGGCGCCGTTGTTCGTGGGGGCGGGGATCGTGCTGGTGGGGCTGGGGGTGATGGTCGTGGCCGCTCGGGGGGTTCGAGTGGACGCGGAGGAGGCCGGCGGAACGGTTCCTCGGCCGAAAGGCTGA